One Deltaproteobacteria bacterium DNA segment encodes these proteins:
- a CDS encoding xanthine dehydrogenase family protein molybdopterin-binding subunit, whose translation MAGTIIGQPLPRVEAAAKVSGQCQYAADVVRPGTLWGRVLRSPVPHAAILRVDVERARRLAGVKAVITAGDMNPKLVGATLKDMPLLAQDRVRYVGEEIAAVAAVDRDVAEEAIGLIDVEYETLPAVYDPLEAMSPDAPLLHPDYAGYEGPPTKAPDLRNVQTLVRGRKGDIEQGFAEADHIFENTFRTQLVHQGYIEPYACTVEVDTAGRVAIWVANQAMFKLRKVLAAYLELPEDDITIHPSNMGGSFGAKDFLTHVPAAYYLSRATGKPVKFVKSYTEELMAASPRHPAVIRLRTGVMKDGTLRAWEGRTYYNGGAYGAYKPNPQGSMSGAYMVAGSYNIPHTLLEGYCVYTNQVPGGYFRAPGETQTLFAVENHMDMMAHELRMDPLEFRLRNALKDGDTRSTGESLRDTRGVEVLRRVAEISGWGDVRTPAAGRVPGRGVAFGDRHVGHGESSFELRLERNGALRLLSGVGDQGVGAYVMHRQVVAETFGVDPDDVLIEVRDTSSAPYDQGIKGARGMHIEGQAILESSRVLQERLCALAAGYWKTGSEGVSWNDGAVIHEGSPDKRLSLEELARLSEEPITGYGRFVGHKPDVYSFQAVVADVEVDQDTGAVAVDQLYFVYDVANIINPLIHQGQIDGGVVQGLGYALMEEIVLDDGKPTTVSLGDYKLPNVRDLPPLTTSLVRASEGPGPFGTKAVAEAGISIIAPAIVNAVYDATGARITELPVTAEKVFGHMTKGS comes from the coding sequence ATGGCAGGAACCATCATCGGACAACCGCTCCCACGGGTCGAAGCCGCCGCCAAGGTCAGCGGACAGTGTCAGTACGCGGCCGACGTGGTGCGGCCCGGCACGTTGTGGGGCAGGGTGCTGCGCAGTCCGGTCCCCCACGCCGCCATCCTGAGAGTCGACGTGGAAAGGGCGCGCCGTCTGGCCGGGGTCAAGGCGGTGATCACGGCGGGGGACATGAACCCGAAGCTCGTGGGCGCGACGCTCAAGGATATGCCACTCCTGGCGCAGGACCGTGTGCGTTACGTGGGGGAGGAGATTGCCGCGGTGGCCGCGGTCGACCGGGACGTGGCGGAAGAAGCCATCGGCCTCATCGACGTGGAGTACGAAACGCTGCCCGCGGTCTACGATCCCCTGGAAGCCATGAGCCCCGACGCCCCGCTCCTGCACCCCGACTACGCCGGCTACGAGGGGCCTCCCACCAAGGCGCCGGATCTGCGCAATGTCCAGACCCTGGTCCGCGGCCGCAAGGGAGACATCGAACAGGGCTTCGCCGAGGCCGATCACATTTTCGAGAACACGTTCCGCACGCAGCTCGTGCACCAGGGCTATATCGAGCCCTATGCCTGCACGGTGGAAGTGGACACCGCCGGGCGCGTCGCCATATGGGTCGCGAACCAGGCGATGTTCAAGCTGCGCAAGGTGCTGGCCGCGTATCTGGAGCTTCCGGAAGACGATATCACCATCCACCCCAGCAACATGGGAGGGTCCTTCGGCGCCAAGGACTTCCTGACTCACGTTCCGGCCGCCTACTACCTGTCACGCGCCACGGGGAAGCCCGTGAAGTTCGTGAAGAGCTACACGGAAGAGCTGATGGCCGCGAGTCCGCGCCATCCGGCGGTCATCCGGTTGCGCACCGGGGTCATGAAGGACGGCACGCTTCGCGCGTGGGAAGGCAGGACCTACTACAACGGCGGCGCCTACGGCGCCTACAAGCCGAACCCACAGGGCTCCATGAGCGGCGCCTACATGGTGGCGGGTTCCTACAACATTCCGCACACCCTCCTGGAGGGCTACTGCGTCTACACGAACCAGGTCCCGGGCGGCTACTTCCGTGCTCCGGGCGAGACCCAGACCCTGTTCGCCGTGGAAAACCACATGGACATGATGGCGCACGAGTTGCGCATGGACCCGCTGGAGTTCCGCCTGCGCAACGCCCTCAAGGACGGCGACACGAGAAGCACGGGCGAGTCGTTGCGGGACACCCGCGGCGTCGAGGTCCTGCGCCGCGTGGCGGAGATCTCCGGCTGGGGCGACGTCCGGACACCCGCGGCGGGGCGCGTGCCCGGACGCGGAGTCGCGTTCGGGGACCGTCACGTGGGCCATGGCGAGTCGAGCTTCGAGTTGCGGCTGGAGCGCAACGGCGCCCTGAGACTGTTGAGCGGAGTGGGTGATCAAGGGGTCGGCGCCTACGTCATGCACCGGCAGGTGGTGGCGGAGACCTTCGGCGTGGACCCGGACGACGTCCTCATCGAAGTCCGCGATACGTCCAGCGCCCCCTACGACCAGGGCATCAAGGGGGCCAGGGGCATGCATATCGAGGGCCAGGCCATCCTGGAGTCCAGCCGGGTGTTGCAGGAGCGGCTTTGCGCGCTCGCGGCCGGGTACTGGAAGACCGGTTCGGAAGGGGTCTCCTGGAACGATGGAGCCGTGATCCACGAGGGCAGTCCGGACAAGCGCCTGAGTCTCGAAGAGCTGGCGAGACTGTCCGAGGAACCCATCACCGGATACGGCCGTTTCGTGGGACACAAGCCCGACGTCTACTCGTTTCAAGCGGTGGTGGCCGACGTGGAGGTGGACCAGGACACGGGCGCGGTGGCGGTGGACCAGCTCTACTTCGTCTACGACGTGGCCAACATCATCAACCCCTTGATCCACCAGGGACAGATCGACGGGGGCGTGGTGCAGGGCTTGGGCTACGCCTTGATGGAAGAGATCGTGCTCGACGACGGGAAACCCACGACCGTGAGCCTCGGCGACTACAAGTTGCCCAACGTCCGGGACCTGCCGCCTCTCACCACCTCGCTGGTGCGGGCCTCCGAGGGACCCGGACCCTTCGGCACCAAGGCGGTGGCCGAGGCCGGCATCAGCATCATCGCGCCGGCCATCGTCAACGCCGTCTACGATGCCACCGGCGCCCGGATCACGGAACTCCCCGTGACCGCGGAGAAGGTCTTCGGGCACATGACCAAGGGCTCCTAG
- a CDS encoding tripartite tricarboxylate transporter substrate-binding protein, producing MSNTGSRYLMVFTVLLWIGSLGLQGSDTASAADDSFYKGKTLRLIVGYSPGGGADGQARIVARHLGKYIPGKPKVIVINRPGGGSVLAANYAYNIAKNDGLTIVSLPGGLNFLQLAKAEGVKYDMSKFAAVGAWFKSNWALFLRADAYKSLDAVRKAKTPPVIGTQGGGAPHDFFNIAWQKALGLKFKVITGYESRRADVALEQGEIDGRTQTVAGVMRRNPHWHKKRVIPALVQAGPKKDQRIADVPTVYDLNPNPGVFYETVNNALGRVSLPYFAPPGTPEDRVKTLRDAWQGMVKDKDFIRDAERSRLKVEPADGEGVAEMLNGVIRETPADVIATVREVVGRK from the coding sequence ATGTCCAATACCGGAAGCCGATACCTCATGGTGTTCACGGTCCTTTTGTGGATCGGGTCTCTTGGGCTCCAGGGTTCCGATACCGCAAGCGCCGCCGACGATTCCTTCTACAAGGGGAAGACGCTTCGCCTTATCGTCGGTTATTCACCGGGCGGGGGAGCGGACGGGCAAGCCCGGATCGTCGCTCGCCACCTGGGGAAGTACATCCCGGGCAAACCCAAGGTCATCGTGATCAACAGGCCGGGGGGCGGATCCGTGCTCGCGGCCAACTACGCGTACAACATCGCGAAGAACGACGGCCTCACCATCGTCAGCCTGCCGGGGGGACTCAACTTCCTTCAACTGGCGAAAGCCGAGGGAGTGAAATACGACATGAGCAAATTCGCCGCGGTGGGGGCGTGGTTCAAGTCGAACTGGGCACTCTTCCTGAGGGCGGATGCCTACAAGAGTCTCGACGCGGTCCGGAAGGCGAAGACGCCTCCCGTCATCGGTACACAGGGCGGCGGCGCGCCCCACGATTTCTTCAACATCGCGTGGCAAAAGGCGCTGGGGCTCAAGTTCAAGGTCATCACGGGATACGAAAGCCGGAGGGCCGACGTGGCGCTGGAGCAGGGCGAAATCGACGGCCGCACCCAGACGGTGGCCGGTGTCATGAGGCGCAACCCGCACTGGCACAAGAAACGGGTGATTCCCGCCCTGGTGCAGGCCGGACCCAAAAAGGACCAGCGCATCGCCGACGTCCCCACGGTCTACGACCTGAACCCCAATCCGGGCGTGTTTTACGAGACCGTCAACAACGCCCTGGGCCGGGTTAGCCTGCCTTACTTCGCCCCGCCGGGCACGCCGGAGGACCGCGTGAAGACCCTCCGTGATGCATGGCAGGGAATGGTGAAGGACAAGGACTTCATACGGGACGCCGAGAGGTCGAGGCTCAAGGTGGAACCGGCCGACGGCGAAGGAGTGGCGGAGATGCTCAACGGTGTCATTCGCGAAACGCCGGCCGATGTGATCGCTACCGTTCGTGAGGTCGTAGGCAGGAAATAG
- a CDS encoding LLM class flavin-dependent oxidoreductase, which yields MKVWLFLRVGYPKRKTGEYLMAGSDYDGKLGQEIYDEVIDFIPRVEEYGFDGVFFPEHHSRAANGLSPSPNLFAAAATILTKEVKIGLMGNCLPLHHPIRLGEELAMLDNLSHGRLVVGMTRGGDFWAFNIPSQESRERFQEGWELILKAWQADEPFEHHGQYWDLDYIAMLPRPVQKPHPEMWIASFSAESIEWAAANHVRLAASWSPAEQIKESFDYYRRYAREHCGWTPGPEDCVVSRDIYVAPTKEQAREEAAAELIGGPAVEFGGAPAKYQRNVQDGYFTERSTGYKKGVHVGVMEIRDWSFEDYQEAGISIVGDPDYVTEQIISQCDLLGIDKIMMRPVFGKMRLSEARGSIELMAREVIPNLKRHVPMAEAVTSASL from the coding sequence ATGAAGGTTTGGCTTTTCCTGCGAGTCGGGTACCCGAAGCGAAAGACGGGCGAATACCTGATGGCGGGCTCCGACTATGACGGGAAGCTCGGCCAGGAGATCTACGACGAGGTGATCGACTTCATTCCGCGCGTCGAAGAGTACGGCTTCGACGGCGTGTTCTTCCCCGAGCACCACAGCCGGGCGGCCAACGGCCTTTCCCCTTCGCCCAACCTTTTTGCCGCCGCGGCCACCATCCTGACCAAGGAGGTCAAGATCGGCCTCATGGGCAACTGCCTGCCGCTGCACCACCCCATCAGGCTGGGCGAGGAGCTGGCCATGCTCGACAACCTGAGTCACGGCCGCCTCGTCGTTGGGATGACCCGAGGCGGAGATTTCTGGGCGTTCAACATACCCTCCCAGGAGTCCAGGGAGCGGTTCCAGGAGGGATGGGAACTGATACTCAAGGCGTGGCAGGCGGACGAGCCCTTCGAGCATCACGGACAGTACTGGGACCTCGACTACATCGCGATGTTGCCCCGGCCCGTGCAGAAGCCCCACCCGGAGATGTGGATCGCGTCCTTCAGCGCGGAGAGCATTGAGTGGGCCGCGGCCAATCATGTCCGGCTGGCCGCTTCGTGGTCGCCGGCGGAACAGATCAAGGAGAGTTTCGACTACTACCGGCGCTACGCCCGGGAGCATTGCGGTTGGACGCCGGGACCGGAGGACTGTGTGGTCTCGCGCGACATCTATGTCGCCCCGACCAAAGAGCAGGCGCGCGAGGAAGCCGCCGCCGAACTCATCGGCGGGCCGGCGGTGGAGTTCGGCGGCGCCCCGGCCAAGTACCAGCGCAATGTCCAGGACGGTTACTTCACCGAGCGCTCCACGGGCTACAAGAAGGGTGTGCACGTAGGCGTGATGGAGATTCGCGACTGGTCTTTCGAGGACTACCAGGAAGCGGGGATCTCCATCGTGGGGGACCCCGACTACGTCACCGAGCAGATCATTTCGCAGTGTGACTTGCTGGGCATCGACAAGATCATGATGCGCCCGGTCTTCGGCAAGATGAGATTGAGCGAGGCGCGGGGGAGCATCGAGCTGATGGCCAGGGAAGTCATCCCCAATCTGAAACGGCACGTGCCGATGGCCGAGGCCGTCACGTCGGCTTCCTTGTGA
- a CDS encoding class II aldolase/adducin family protein, whose protein sequence is MATGLEEQLVVANLILDDTGLTVPFGHVSVRVPGTDRFLISRAIAPGLVTDEDFLVVDLDGKVLEGKGKWHGESWIHICIYRTRPEVNGVVHTHSLYVTALATAEGTFLPGTVFGFPFAGTRLYRKAGLINTRARGEEMARIMGADAAVLLKGHGASVAGASLEEATVKAIMMEEAAKIQLLAGLGGGAKPYAEDELAEFARELEEQAVRNDRPAGLFERVWAYYEDRVRRGPRLS, encoded by the coding sequence ATGGCTACCGGACTCGAAGAACAACTGGTCGTGGCGAACCTCATTCTCGACGATACCGGTCTCACGGTGCCGTTCGGCCACGTAAGCGTGCGCGTTCCGGGTACGGACCGGTTCCTGATCTCCCGCGCCATCGCGCCCGGTCTGGTGACGGATGAGGATTTCCTGGTGGTCGATCTGGACGGCAAGGTCCTCGAAGGGAAAGGCAAGTGGCACGGCGAGAGCTGGATCCACATTTGCATTTACCGGACGCGGCCGGAGGTCAACGGGGTGGTCCACACCCATTCCCTTTACGTGACGGCCCTGGCGACGGCGGAGGGGACGTTCCTGCCGGGAACGGTGTTCGGGTTCCCGTTCGCGGGGACAAGGCTCTATCGGAAGGCGGGTTTGATCAATACGCGGGCGCGGGGCGAGGAGATGGCGCGGATCATGGGGGCGGACGCGGCGGTGCTGCTGAAAGGCCATGGCGCGTCCGTCGCCGGGGCGTCGCTGGAAGAGGCGACGGTGAAGGCCATCATGATGGAGGAGGCGGCGAAGATCCAGCTTCTGGCGGGTCTGGGCGGCGGCGCCAAGCCGTACGCGGAGGACGAGTTGGCCGAGTTCGCGCGTGAGCTGGAGGAGCAGGCGGTCCGCAACGACCGCCCCGCGGGGCTGTTCGAACGCGTCTGGGCGTACTACGAGGACCGGGTCCGGCGCGGCCCCCGGCTCAGCTAG
- a CDS encoding xanthine dehydrogenase family protein molybdopterin-binding subunit gives MAEYHSIGLPLARADGTAKVTGGTVFTADVLRPDALWGKILRSPHPHARILHIDTDRARRLPGVKAVITADDVDPRLTGRTLKDCPVLAQDRVRFVGDKVAAVAADDKDSAEEALSLVEVEYEELPAVFDPRDALAPDSPLIHPDYPSYHAPYTKAAELHNVQSRVYADKGDLEQGFAESDRIFEHTFRTQMVHQGYIEPYACMAEIDGEGRVLVWASTQSPFSARNQLADYLDVPNDRIVFSPVTVGGSFGGKDHLIDIPLAYYLARATGKPVKIVRTYTEELMASAPRHPAVITLRSGVKSDGRLWAREGRVIYNGGAYGAFKPSPPAHMSGSINQGGAYRVPHTRLESLCVYTNQVPGGYMRASGELQTVFAAESHMDIIAHEMAMDPLEFRMLNGMVNGDSNYLGFEYLDIRCREVLLKAKPFWERPKLAPRRPSGLTGRGIALACRHVGQGESGAEIVMQTDGSVRMLVGIVDQGTGVHTMQQQVVAEILGIDPERVAVEVGDTNRAPYHDGIKGQGATHVTGQAVARAAHALIENMRDKAAYAWDVDPESLSWENGEVVLKNDGRRMDMQEIAALPPEEPIMGQAYYKGLERPRQHIFQAEICDAEVDAETGEVEVRRMSTFHDVSVVINPVTHQGQIEGGLIQGLGMARSEEVALDDGRVSTLTLGDYKMPNIRDVPVHETTLVEGATDGPGPFNAKPAAEHSITPVPPSVANAVFDATGVRITELPITAEKVLAGLAKKTS, from the coding sequence ATGGCTGAGTATCATTCCATCGGGTTACCTTTGGCGCGCGCGGACGGAACGGCGAAAGTCACCGGCGGTACCGTGTTCACCGCGGATGTGCTGCGCCCGGACGCGCTGTGGGGCAAGATCCTCCGCAGCCCTCATCCGCACGCCCGCATCCTACACATCGACACGGACAGGGCCAGGCGTCTGCCGGGCGTGAAGGCCGTGATTACCGCGGATGACGTCGACCCGAGGCTCACGGGGCGGACGCTGAAGGACTGCCCGGTCCTCGCACAGGACCGGGTGCGGTTCGTGGGCGACAAGGTCGCCGCCGTGGCGGCGGACGACAAGGACAGCGCCGAGGAGGCGTTGAGCCTCGTGGAGGTGGAGTACGAAGAGCTGCCCGCGGTCTTCGACCCGCGGGATGCCCTGGCGCCCGACTCGCCGTTGATCCACCCCGACTATCCTTCCTACCACGCCCCTTACACGAAGGCGGCGGAGCTTCATAATGTGCAGTCGCGGGTGTACGCGGACAAGGGAGACCTGGAGCAGGGGTTCGCGGAGTCCGACAGGATCTTCGAGCACACGTTCCGGACCCAGATGGTCCATCAGGGCTACATCGAGCCCTACGCCTGCATGGCGGAGATCGACGGCGAGGGGCGGGTCCTGGTATGGGCGTCGACCCAGTCCCCGTTCAGCGCGCGCAACCAGTTGGCCGACTACCTGGACGTTCCCAACGACCGGATCGTGTTCAGTCCGGTCACCGTGGGCGGTTCCTTCGGCGGCAAGGATCACCTCATCGACATCCCGCTGGCCTACTACCTCGCCCGGGCCACGGGAAAGCCGGTGAAGATCGTGCGCACGTACACCGAGGAGCTCATGGCTTCCGCGCCGCGCCATCCCGCCGTGATCACGTTGCGATCCGGGGTCAAGAGCGACGGCCGCCTGTGGGCGCGGGAGGGCCGGGTGATTTACAACGGCGGCGCCTACGGGGCCTTCAAGCCGAGTCCGCCGGCGCACATGAGCGGCTCCATCAACCAGGGTGGCGCGTACCGGGTTCCCCATACGCGGTTGGAAAGTCTCTGCGTCTACACCAACCAGGTCCCCGGCGGTTACATGCGCGCCTCCGGCGAGTTGCAGACCGTGTTCGCGGCCGAAAGCCACATGGACATCATCGCCCATGAGATGGCCATGGATCCGCTCGAGTTCCGCATGCTCAACGGCATGGTGAACGGAGACTCGAACTACCTGGGCTTCGAGTATCTCGACATCCGATGCCGCGAGGTGCTGCTCAAGGCCAAGCCATTCTGGGAGCGGCCGAAGCTCGCCCCGCGGCGCCCCAGCGGCCTGACGGGAAGGGGCATCGCGCTCGCGTGCCGGCACGTGGGCCAGGGGGAGTCGGGCGCGGAAATCGTGATGCAAACCGACGGCAGCGTGCGCATGTTGGTGGGCATCGTGGACCAGGGAACCGGCGTGCACACCATGCAGCAGCAGGTGGTGGCGGAGATCCTGGGCATCGATCCGGAGCGCGTGGCGGTGGAGGTCGGCGATACCAACCGCGCGCCCTACCACGACGGCATCAAGGGGCAGGGAGCCACGCACGTGACCGGGCAGGCCGTCGCCCGCGCCGCCCACGCGCTCATCGAGAATATGCGGGACAAGGCGGCGTACGCATGGGACGTGGATCCCGAGTCCCTGTCATGGGAAAACGGCGAGGTCGTCCTCAAGAACGACGGCCGGCGCATGGACATGCAAGAGATCGCAGCCCTCCCGCCGGAGGAGCCCATTATGGGTCAAGCCTACTACAAGGGGCTCGAACGCCCGAGGCAGCACATCTTCCAGGCGGAGATATGCGACGCGGAGGTCGATGCGGAGACCGGGGAAGTGGAGGTGAGGCGCATGAGCACCTTCCACGACGTATCGGTGGTCATCAATCCGGTAACGCATCAGGGACAGATAGAGGGAGGCCTCATCCAGGGGCTCGGGATGGCCCGGTCGGAGGAGGTTGCCCTGGACGACGGCCGGGTGTCGACCCTCACTCTCGGCGACTACAAAATGCCCAACATCAGGGATGTCCCCGTCCACGAGACGACCCTCGTGGAGGGCGCGACGGACGGCCCCGGGCCCTTCAACGCCAAGCCCGCGGCCGAGCACTCGATCACGCCCGTGCCGCCGTCCGTGGCCAACGCGGTGTTCGACGCCACCGGAGTTCGCATCACGGAGTTGCCCATCACCGCGGAGAAGGTGCTGGCCGGCCTGGCCAAGAAGACTAGCTGA
- a CDS encoding cupin domain-containing protein: protein MSKAEPSSEQEGQGSDFYEDVKRMHLAPLWRQKRRPTHGRAVPHLWKWPLLRAEMMRAAGVVSTEDIERRVLGLVNPGLEKEGLFATTPNLVGAVQLILPGEVAVAHHHTPAALRVILESERAYTCTDGERCWMEPGDVILTPAWTYHDHGNEGDKPALWLDGLDAPLIQAMDTVFFERYPGQSQQPQQELHEASVRRFRVAGMRPAGYSWDKTYSPLTKYPWRDMVQALDEMPAPEASEFDDLRMEYFNPHTGGPVMPTIACYAQRLRGGVHTRRHRHSSVGIFYVFRGSGHTTVEDERLEWSAGDIFVIPGWHWHEHVNAASKEDAILISYTDEPLLKSLGIHQEQVDGPS, encoded by the coding sequence ATGAGCAAGGCAGAACCATCGAGCGAACAAGAGGGTCAGGGGTCCGATTTCTACGAAGACGTCAAACGGATGCATCTCGCCCCCCTGTGGCGGCAGAAGCGCCGTCCCACCCATGGACGCGCCGTGCCGCATCTGTGGAAATGGCCGCTGTTGCGGGCCGAGATGATGCGGGCGGCGGGGGTGGTCAGCACCGAGGACATCGAACGCCGGGTCCTCGGGCTGGTGAACCCGGGGTTGGAGAAGGAAGGCCTTTTCGCCACTACTCCCAATCTCGTGGGTGCCGTCCAGCTCATCCTTCCCGGCGAGGTGGCCGTGGCCCATCACCATACGCCGGCGGCGCTGCGCGTCATCCTGGAGTCGGAACGGGCCTACACCTGTACCGACGGCGAGCGCTGCTGGATGGAGCCGGGGGACGTGATCCTGACGCCCGCGTGGACCTACCACGATCACGGGAACGAGGGCGACAAGCCCGCGCTGTGGCTCGACGGCCTGGACGCCCCGTTGATCCAGGCCATGGATACGGTCTTCTTCGAACGCTATCCCGGACAGAGCCAGCAGCCTCAGCAGGAGCTCCACGAGGCGTCGGTCCGCCGCTTCCGCGTGGCGGGGATGCGACCGGCCGGCTACTCCTGGGACAAGACCTACTCTCCGCTCACCAAGTATCCCTGGCGCGACATGGTGCAGGCGCTGGACGAGATGCCGGCCCCCGAGGCGAGCGAGTTCGACGACCTGCGGATGGAGTATTTCAATCCCCACACCGGCGGTCCGGTGATGCCCACCATCGCCTGTTACGCGCAGCGACTGCGCGGCGGGGTCCACACCCGGCGGCACCGCCACAGCTCAGTGGGGATCTTCTACGTGTTTCGCGGCTCCGGACACACCACGGTGGAGGACGAGCGCCTCGAATGGAGCGCTGGCGACATCTTCGTCATACCCGGATGGCACTGGCACGAGCACGTCAACGCCGCCTCCAAGGAAGACGCGATCCTGATCTCGTATACGGACGAGCCGCTGCTCAAGAGCCTGGGTATCCATCAGGAGCAGGTGGACGGTCCGTCGTAA